In the genome of Planococcus donghaensis, the window ATGATCGTTTTGAACAATCATTGCGCCCTCAAATGTTGTCTCAATATATTGGGCAACATAAAGTAAAGCACAATTTGCAAATTTTCATCGAAGCGGCAAAAATGCGTCAAGAAAGTTTAGACCATGTCTTGTTGTACGGGCCTCCTGGACTCGGGAAGACAACATTGGCTGCTGTTATCGCCAATGAAATGGAAGTAAACGTCAAGATGACTAGTGGCCCTGCTATTGAACGACCAGGTGACTTAGCAGCAATCGTCTCATCGCTAGAACCTGGAGATGTCTTGTTTATCGATGAAATTCATCGCTTAAACCGTGCCATTGAAGAAGTACTTTATCCTGCAATGGAAGACTTCTGTTTAGACATTGTCGTTGGCAAAGGTCCAACCGCGAGGTCTGTACGCCTAGATTTGCCGCCGTTTACGTTAATCGGTGCAACGACACGTGCGGGTGCTTTATCGGCACCGCTGCGTGACCGCTTTGGGGTGTTGTCACGGCTCGATTATTACGACACGGAAGCGTTGACGGAAATCGTCATTCGTTCGTCAAAATTATTCGAAGCAGACATCGATCCAAATGCCGCTGTTGAAATTGCACGACGATCTCGTGGAACACCGCGTATTGCCAACCGTTTGTTAAAGCGTGTGCGCGATTATGCACAAGTGCGTGGCACCGGCACCATCACAATGGACATGGCAGAGCAAGCGCTTGAAATGCTGCAAGTCGATCCACTCGGACTGGATCACATTGACCATAAACTATTAACGGGTATGATAGAACGTTTCCGCGGCGGACCTGTTGGACTCGATACCATCGCAGCAAGTATTGGAGAAGAGTCGACAACGATTGAAGATGTTTACGAACCGTACTTGTTGCAAATTGGTTTTATTCAACGAACGCCAAGAGGCCGTACCGTTACACAATTAGCTTATGAACACTTTAAACTGGAGATGCCTGAATGACTAAACTAACTGAAAACAAGAGCTTAACTATACAAGATTATGATTTTGATTTACCTGAAGACTTGATCGCACAAACACCGTTGCTTGACCGTACATCCAGTCGTCTATTGGTTATGAACAAAGAAACCGGCGAGACGTCTCACCGTCATTTCCGCGACATCATCGATTACTTGCATAAAGGAGACACGCTCGTGTTAAATGATACGCGCGTATTGCCTGCGCGTTTAATGGGTGTGAAAGAAGATACTGGCGCTAACATCGAATTATTGCTGTTAAAGCAAATTGAAGATGATGTATGGGAAACTTTGGTGAAACCTGCAAAAAAAGTGAAGATCGGCACGGTTGTGTCATTTGGTGAAGGATTGCTGCGTGCAGAATGTACCGCTATTCTTGACCACGGCGGACGTCACTTTAAAATGATTTACGACGGTATTTTTTATGAGATTTTGGATCAATTGGGTGAAATGCCATTGCCCCCATACATTCGTGAAAAACTAGAAGACCAAGACCGTTACCAAACGGTTTTTGCAAAAGAACGGGGCAGTGCGGCGGCGCCAACTGCTGGACTTCATTTTACAGATGAGTTGCTAGAAAAAATTCGCAACAAAGGTGTAAATATTACGTTTATCACACTTCACGTTGGACTGGGTACATTCCGTCCCGTGTCAGTAGAGTCAATCGAAGATCATGAAATGCATTCGGAATTTTACCGAATATCAAAAGAAACCGCCGAGTTAATCAATGAAACAAAAAAGAACGGTGGACGAATAGTGTCAGTTGGCACAACTTCAACACGTACACTAGAGTCTGTTGCTCAAAAGTTTGACGGCGAATTGCAAGAAGATAGTGGCTGGACCGATATTTTCATCTTCCCAGGTTATGAATTTAAAGCGGTAGATGGCTTGATCACCAACTTCCACTTACCAAAATCGACATTGGTGATGCTCGTAAGCGCATTATCGAGCCGAGACCACATTTTAAACGCTTATAAACAAGCAGTAGATGAACGTTACCGTTTCTTCAGCTTTGGAGATGCGATGTTTATTGAACCACAGAAAAAGGAGACTCATCAATGACAGCAGCAGTTACGTACGAACACATTAAAACCTGTAAACAAACAGGTGCACGACTTGGAATCGTCCACACCCCACACGGATCTTTCGAGACACCGGCATTTATGCCAGTGGGAACGCAAGCAACAGTTAAAACAATGTCGCCAGAAGAATTAAAAGCAATGAATGCCGGTATCATTTTAAGCAATACATACCATTTATGGTTGCGTCCAGGAAATGATGTCATTAAAGAAGCAGGCGGATTGCACAAGTTCATGAACTGGGATCGTCCAATTTTAACGGATTCAGGCGGTTTCCAAGTGTTTTCACTAAGCGAATTCCGTAACATTAAAGAAGAAGGCGTTCATTTCCGTAATCACATGAACGGCGATAAATTATTTTTAAGCCCTGAAAAAGCAATGCACATTCAAAATGATCTTGGTTCTGACATCATGATGGCATTTGACGAATGTCCACCTTTTCCAGCGACTCATGAATACATGAAATCGAGTGTTGAGCGAACTTCGAGATGGGCAGAACGTTGCCTCGAAGCGCATCAACGTCCACAAGATCAAGGATTATTTGGAATAATTCAAGGCGGAGAGTTTGAAGATTTGCGTAAGCAAAGTGCACAAGATCTTGTATCACTTGATTTCCCAGGGTATGCAATTGGTGGATTATCGGTTGGTGAACCAAAAGACGTTATGAACCGCGCGTTAGAATTTACAACGCCGTTAATGCCTGCTAACAAGCCTCGTTATTTAATGGGGGTCGGATCACCTGACTCATTAATCGATGGAGCAATTCGCGGCATTGACATGTTTGACTGCGTATTGCCAACACGTATCGCACGTAACGGTACATTGATGACAAGCACAGGGCGTTTGAACATTAAAAACGCAGCATTTAAACGTGATTTCGGACCAATCGACGAAAAATGCGATTGCTATACATGTACAAATTATTCGCGTGCATATGTCCATCATTTAATTCGTGCCGATGAAACCTTCGGAATTCGACTTACTAGTTATCATAACCTGCAATTTCTGTTAAACTTAATGGGACAGGTGCGTCAAGCTATTCGAGAAGACCGCCTGGGAGATTTCCGCGAAGAATTTTTTGAAGCTTACGGTTTCAATAAACCCAATGCTAAAAATTTCTGAGTTTGAAAAAGAATAGAGAAAGTGAAAGGGGGAAATTGAATAATGGATACGTTAATTGCGTTATCACCTTTACTATTAATGTTCTTGTTAATGTGGTTTTTCATCATCCGTCCTGCCCAAAAGCGTCAGAAAGCAACGAAAGACATGCAGTCTGAACTAAGACGTGGCGACCGCATTGTCACAATCGGTGGTTTGCACGGCCTAGTGGATGCAGTAGATGATGCAACAGTCTACATCACGGTAGCTGATGGCACGCGTTTGCAGTTTGAGCGTCAAGCGATCGCACGTGTAGTGGAATCTGCAAAAGCAGCAATCTAAATGTAAAAGCACGCCTTCGATTCAGAAGGCGTTTTTTTATTGAATAAAAAATGTACTTATTCTAAATTTTCCAGTTACGAGGTACAATAGGTACAGCACATCGGAAAGGAGTATTCGCATGACGAGTTATCCAGAACAATTTAAATTCGTTTTGCCAGCGCTCGAAAGTAAACGCAGTGAATTTCATCATTTCGATTACGATACTTTTACAGAAGAAGATTTATGGGAATTTTGTGTAAAGAAAAAATGGCGAAAAAAAGATATAAACACTATGCACTTGTATGAAATGATTAACGACATTATGGATATGAGGGCATCTGACTTTTTGGCTTATCATCAAGTTGAAGCGTTAAAAAAAGCCCGGTGGCATGATGACAGCACGCTTGAAAATATTCAACATTTACTGCGTCCACCGAATAAAAAATAAATGCATATTTTTTATTCGGTAGACTGGATTCAACTAGATTTTTAAAACACACATCTATCACTCGATTAGCCGAGTTGAATTTGACAGCGCTTTATCGCTGTTTCATAATGATAGTGCTGTGTTTTTCACGACGAGGAGGAAAATTACATATGAAAGCAAGAGGTCGCATTATTGCCTTTTTCTTGTTGGTAGCTTTACTAATAGGAGTTATTGGCAGCACGAGTTTACCGATCGCCAAAGACATTAAATTAGGATTGGATTTACAAGGTGGTTTTGAAGTGCTTTACGAAGTAACAGCGCTTGAAGATGGCCAAGAAATTACGCAAGACGTGCTGACGGATACGACCAATGCGTTAATGAACCGAATTAACGTACTCGGTGTCAGTGAACCGGTGATTCAAATTGAAGGAGAAGATCGCATTCGTGTTCAATTAGCGGGCGTAGAAGATCAGTCTTCTGCTCGAGAATTGCTGTCGACGGAAGCCAACTTAACATTCCGCGATGCTGAAGACAATTTATTGCTTTCAGGGAATGACTTGAAACAAGGTGGAGCTACGGGAACCTTTGATTCGAATGGTAACCCAATCGTTACATTGGAATTAAACGACCCGAGTAAATTTGCTGAAATTACAGAACAAGTTTCACAAATAGCATCACCTAATAATGTCCTGGTTATTTGGCTTGATTTTGAAGAAGGTGTAGATTCATTTGCAGAAGAACGGTTAAAGGCCGATCCGAAATTTGTTTCTGCTCCAAGTGTAAACCAACGAATTTCTTCACCATCTGTTGAAATTTCAGGGTCATTTACAGTAGAAGAAACGCAAAACCTTGCGGGAATTTTAAATGCCGGTGCGTTACCAGTTAGTTTAGAAGAGATTTATTCAACTTCTGTCGGTGCGCAATTTGGTGAGCAAGCTCTAGACCAAACAATGGTGGCAGCTGCAGTTGGTATTGCGTTAGTGCTGTTATTCATGCTTGTATACTATCGTTTGCCAGGTATGGTCGCAGTGGTTACGCTATCTGCCTATGTGTACTTGATTTTGCTCGTATTTGAATGGATTGGTGGCGTGTTGACGTTGCCAGGTATTGCGGCAATTATGTTGGGTGTCGGGATGGCAGTAGATGCCAACATCATCACATATGAACGTATTCGTGAAGAAATGCGTATAGGGAAGTCGATTAAAGAGTCGTTCCAAGTAGGCGCACGTTCTTCGTTTTCTGCCATTGTAGATGCGAACGTTACAACTTTATTAGCTGCAATTGTGCTATTTTATTTTGGTACAAGTTCAGTTAAAGGATTCGCGACGTTACTTATTATTTCTATTTTAGTTAGTTTCTTAACGGCTGTTTGGGGATCACGTTTACTGCTTGGCTTGTGGGTCAACAGTGGTTTACTCGACAACAAACCTGGTTTGTTCGGATTGAAAAAATCAGTGATTTATTCAAAAGAAAAAGAGTTAGAAATTACTGATCTGCCGACGCGTTTCGACCGTTTTGATTTTGCGGCCAATCGCAATAAGTTTTTCTTAGCTTCGATTGTATTGATCGTTTCTGGAATGGCTGTTCTTGGTGTGTTCCGTTTAAATCTAGGAATCGATTTCTCAAGTGGGACGCGAGTGGAAATTGCATCAGAAGCTGCGTTAACAAAAGAAGAAGTGCAAACTTTCTTAGATGGAGCTGGATTTGAAACAGACGATATTGTTATTTCAGGTGATGATTCCAATATTGGTGTTGCTCGTTTCAAAGAAGAGTTTAGCCAAGAACAAATTAACAATTTGAAAGCTGTTACAATGGATGAGTTTGGCGCAGAACCAAACGTGTCAACAGTGTCACCGACAGTAGGTCAAGAATTGGCGAAAAATGCACTGTATGCCTTATCCATCGCAGCTGTTGGCATTATCATTTATGTCGCGTTCCGTTTTGAATGGCGCATGGGTGTCGCTTCAATCGTTGCATTAATTCACGATGCATTCTTTATCGTCGCAGCATTTAGTTTGCTCCGTCTTGAAGTAGACATTACCTTTATCGCTGCGGTCTTAACGATTATCGGTTACTCGATCAATGATACGATAGTGACATTTGACCGTATTCGTGAAAACATGAAACGGATGAAGAAAATTGATACGGTCGAGCAATTAGAGAAAGTGGTCAACGTATCACTTCGCCAAACGCTAGGGCGTTCAGTCAACACGGTGTTAACCGTCTTATTAGTTGTAATTGCGCTATTAATCTTTGGTGCACCTTCAATCACCAACTTCTCGATTGCCTTACTTATTGGCTTGATTGCCGGTACTTATTCTTCAATCTTTATCGCGGCTCAGTTATGGCTAGTTTTGAAAAAAGGTGAGTTGAATAAAAAGGGACCAATCGATATTGAGAAAAAAGAACAAGAAAACAAATGGGGTTCTGACGAGCCTGTCGTTTAAGTTTGAAATAGAAATGGAACAGGGTATAGTTAGAATGACCCTGTTCCATTTTTTAGTTGAGAGGAGAAATGACAATGAAACTACAATGGCTACTTTTAATTGGACTTGTTTTTGCCGTAATTATTGCTGTATTTGCCGTTGTCAACGTTGATGAAGTTCCCGTCAATTATGTATTTGGCGAAGCTGAATGGCCATTGATTTTGGTTATTTTAGCCTCTGCGCTTCTTGGTTTTTTACTGAGCAGCGTGTTGGCGATTATGCGCAACTACCAAATGCAACGCAAAATTAAAGCATTGCAAAAAGAAATGGCAGTAAAAGAAACACTAATCGCGACACAACAAAACGAAATTGGTGCCTACCAAAAAGCGGGCATAGAACCAGAAGCTCAAATTGTAACAAGTGAAAAACCACCAGAAGATTCGGAAGAAAAAACAACTAAAGAGGAAATCTGAAAAAAATGAACCTTTCGATGGAGACATCGAAAGGTTTTTGTCTGTGATTTTTTACTGTATAATGAATCGGTGAGGAAGTGAATTCGATGATAGAATCTAAAAAAAGATGGCGTTTAACAACGCCAGATGAACAACGAGTCCAAGACATTCAGAACGAATTGAATATATCATCTGTGCTAGCTAAAATTTTAGTGACACGTGGTTTAAATACAGCGGAAGCAGCACGCTCATTTATGAACATGGATGTTAGTGGTATGCACGACCCTTATTTAATGAAAGACATGGACATCGCCATTGCACGAATTCGAGAAGCCATTGATAAGCAAGAAAAAGTTGTGGTGTATGGCGATTACGATGCGGATGGTGTGACGAGTACGACGGTTATGATGACTGCGCTACAAGATTTAGGGGCCGATGTGTCTTTTATGATACCGAATCGCTTTAAGCATGGTTACGGACCCAATACGGAATTGTTCAAACAAGCTTTTGATAATGGAACCAAATTAATCGTTACTGTCGATAACGGCATTTCTGGCATCGAGCAAGTGGACTTTGCCAACAGCTTGGGCATGGATGTTATTATTAGTGATCACCATGATATTGGAGAGCAATTACCGAATGCGTTAGCAATTGTTCACCCACGTCATCCCGAAGGACATTATCCTTTTGGCGAACTCGCGGGAGTTGGTGTCGCGTTTAAAATGGCTCACGCGCTATATGAAGAAGTTCCAGATCACTTGATCGAGTTGACCGCGATTGGGACAGTGGCCGATTTGGTGCCGCTTCACGGAGAAAACCGTGTGTTTGTAAAAGAAGGATTGGCGGCATTAATTGATTCACCGAGTCCGGCGATTGGAGCTCTTTGTGAAGTAGCGGGTATCAAACAACAAGACATAACAGAAGAAACAATTGGCTTTATGTTCGGTCCACGCATTAACGCCATTGGACGCCTGCAAGATGCAGATCCAGCTGTTCAAATGTTCTTAACAGAAGACCCTGCAGAAGCGCGTTCGTTAGCTTCTGGACTAGATGTGTTAAACAAAGAACGGCAAGCCATTGTAAAACAAATTTCAGAAGAAGCGATGCAACAAGTTGAACAACGTTATCCAGAAGGCGTTCCGCGAGTACTAGTTGTCGCACAAGAAGGTTGGAATCCAGGGGTAGTTGGAATTGTGGCGTCGAAACTGACAGAGAAATTTTATCGTCCGTCGATTGTTTTGTCGCTTAATCCAGAAAACGGCAAAGCAAAAGGTTCTGCACGAAGCATCGATGGTTTTCATTTGTATAACGAACTCGCTAAAAACCGGGATATTTTGCCTCATTTTGGAGGACACCCTATGGCAGCGGGGATGACACTTGAAGCCAGTGATGTGGATGAGTTGCGCGAACGGTTGATCGAGCAAGCAGAAACGAGTTTAACAGCAGAAGACTTAATGCCTGTTATTGATATTGATATTCCGTTGCGTTTAGACGAAATCGACATTACGGCTATTGAATCGATGCGTTCACTTGCGCCATTTGGGATGGGTTTTGCTAAACCGAAGTTTTACCTTGAAGGTGTACATGTATCATCGATTCGTAAAATTGGTGCGGCTCAAAATCACCTGAAAATGGAATTAACGCAACATGCAGCCTCGCTTGACGCAGTGGGCTTTGGGCTCGGTACTGTAGGAGATGAGTTAACACCAGATGTGAAAATTGATGTGATTGGTGATTTGCAAGTAAACGAGTGGAACGGTCGTAAAAAACCACAGCTAATGGTGGAAGATGTTCGGACAGATCAATGGCAATTATTCGATATTCGTGGCATTCGCCAAGTATCACGATGGTCAAAGCTGATACCGACTCAAAACCAAGTGTTTTTAGCGTTTAAAGAAGAAACACCGGCTTTATTT includes:
- the ruvB gene encoding Holliday junction branch migration DNA helicase RuvB, with the translated sequence MEDRIIDSEVSEFDDRFEQSLRPQMLSQYIGQHKVKHNLQIFIEAAKMRQESLDHVLLYGPPGLGKTTLAAVIANEMEVNVKMTSGPAIERPGDLAAIVSSLEPGDVLFIDEIHRLNRAIEEVLYPAMEDFCLDIVVGKGPTARSVRLDLPPFTLIGATTRAGALSAPLRDRFGVLSRLDYYDTEALTEIVIRSSKLFEADIDPNAAVEIARRSRGTPRIANRLLKRVRDYAQVRGTGTITMDMAEQALEMLQVDPLGLDHIDHKLLTGMIERFRGGPVGLDTIAASIGEESTTIEDVYEPYLLQIGFIQRTPRGRTVTQLAYEHFKLEMPE
- the queA gene encoding tRNA preQ1(34) S-adenosylmethionine ribosyltransferase-isomerase QueA produces the protein MTKLTENKSLTIQDYDFDLPEDLIAQTPLLDRTSSRLLVMNKETGETSHRHFRDIIDYLHKGDTLVLNDTRVLPARLMGVKEDTGANIELLLLKQIEDDVWETLVKPAKKVKIGTVVSFGEGLLRAECTAILDHGGRHFKMIYDGIFYEILDQLGEMPLPPYIREKLEDQDRYQTVFAKERGSAAAPTAGLHFTDELLEKIRNKGVNITFITLHVGLGTFRPVSVESIEDHEMHSEFYRISKETAELINETKKNGGRIVSVGTTSTRTLESVAQKFDGELQEDSGWTDIFIFPGYEFKAVDGLITNFHLPKSTLVMLVSALSSRDHILNAYKQAVDERYRFFSFGDAMFIEPQKKETHQ
- the tgt gene encoding tRNA guanosine(34) transglycosylase Tgt; this encodes MTAAVTYEHIKTCKQTGARLGIVHTPHGSFETPAFMPVGTQATVKTMSPEELKAMNAGIILSNTYHLWLRPGNDVIKEAGGLHKFMNWDRPILTDSGGFQVFSLSEFRNIKEEGVHFRNHMNGDKLFLSPEKAMHIQNDLGSDIMMAFDECPPFPATHEYMKSSVERTSRWAERCLEAHQRPQDQGLFGIIQGGEFEDLRKQSAQDLVSLDFPGYAIGGLSVGEPKDVMNRALEFTTPLMPANKPRYLMGVGSPDSLIDGAIRGIDMFDCVLPTRIARNGTLMTSTGRLNIKNAAFKRDFGPIDEKCDCYTCTNYSRAYVHHLIRADETFGIRLTSYHNLQFLLNLMGQVRQAIREDRLGDFREEFFEAYGFNKPNAKNF
- the yajC gene encoding preprotein translocase subunit YajC, producing the protein MDTLIALSPLLLMFLLMWFFIIRPAQKRQKATKDMQSELRRGDRIVTIGGLHGLVDAVDDATVYITVADGTRLQFERQAIARVVESAKAAI
- a CDS encoding post-transcriptional regulator codes for the protein MTSYPEQFKFVLPALESKRSEFHHFDYDTFTEEDLWEFCVKKKWRKKDINTMHLYEMINDIMDMRASDFLAYHQVEALKKARWHDDSTLENIQHLLRPPNKK
- the secDF gene encoding protein translocase subunit SecDF encodes the protein MKARGRIIAFFLLVALLIGVIGSTSLPIAKDIKLGLDLQGGFEVLYEVTALEDGQEITQDVLTDTTNALMNRINVLGVSEPVIQIEGEDRIRVQLAGVEDQSSARELLSTEANLTFRDAEDNLLLSGNDLKQGGATGTFDSNGNPIVTLELNDPSKFAEITEQVSQIASPNNVLVIWLDFEEGVDSFAEERLKADPKFVSAPSVNQRISSPSVEISGSFTVEETQNLAGILNAGALPVSLEEIYSTSVGAQFGEQALDQTMVAAAVGIALVLLFMLVYYRLPGMVAVVTLSAYVYLILLVFEWIGGVLTLPGIAAIMLGVGMAVDANIITYERIREEMRIGKSIKESFQVGARSSFSAIVDANVTTLLAAIVLFYFGTSSVKGFATLLIISILVSFLTAVWGSRLLLGLWVNSGLLDNKPGLFGLKKSVIYSKEKELEITDLPTRFDRFDFAANRNKFFLASIVLIVSGMAVLGVFRLNLGIDFSSGTRVEIASEAALTKEEVQTFLDGAGFETDDIVISGDDSNIGVARFKEEFSQEQINNLKAVTMDEFGAEPNVSTVSPTVGQELAKNALYALSIAAVGIIIYVAFRFEWRMGVASIVALIHDAFFIVAAFSLLRLEVDITFIAAVLTIIGYSINDTIVTFDRIRENMKRMKKIDTVEQLEKVVNVSLRQTLGRSVNTVLTVLLVVIALLIFGAPSITNFSIALLIGLIAGTYSSIFIAAQLWLVLKKGELNKKGPIDIEKKEQENKWGSDEPVV
- a CDS encoding LapA family protein; translation: MKLQWLLLIGLVFAVIIAVFAVVNVDEVPVNYVFGEAEWPLILVILASALLGFLLSSVLAIMRNYQMQRKIKALQKEMAVKETLIATQQNEIGAYQKAGIEPEAQIVTSEKPPEDSEEKTTKEEI
- the recJ gene encoding single-stranded-DNA-specific exonuclease RecJ; this encodes MIESKKRWRLTTPDEQRVQDIQNELNISSVLAKILVTRGLNTAEAARSFMNMDVSGMHDPYLMKDMDIAIARIREAIDKQEKVVVYGDYDADGVTSTTVMMTALQDLGADVSFMIPNRFKHGYGPNTELFKQAFDNGTKLIVTVDNGISGIEQVDFANSLGMDVIISDHHDIGEQLPNALAIVHPRHPEGHYPFGELAGVGVAFKMAHALYEEVPDHLIELTAIGTVADLVPLHGENRVFVKEGLAALIDSPSPAIGALCEVAGIKQQDITEETIGFMFGPRINAIGRLQDADPAVQMFLTEDPAEARSLASGLDVLNKERQAIVKQISEEAMQQVEQRYPEGVPRVLVVAQEGWNPGVVGIVASKLTEKFYRPSIVLSLNPENGKAKGSARSIDGFHLYNELAKNRDILPHFGGHPMAAGMTLEASDVDELRERLIEQAETSLTAEDLMPVIDIDIPLRLDEIDITAIESMRSLAPFGMGFAKPKFYLEGVHVSSIRKIGAAQNHLKMELTQHAASLDAVGFGLGTVGDELTPDVKIDVIGDLQVNEWNGRKKPQLMVEDVRTDQWQLFDIRGIRQVSRWSKLIPTQNQVFLAFKEETPALFQSFLPQPICTVAQLDALSTSKDHLVLLDLPESEEQLAEVLAKLKPKRIYAHFHAKDSQYFEQIPTREQFKWLFAFIKKRGSFDFNKHCDELAKHKGWTRESLFFMLQVFFELGFVTLNNGITEIAQSPSKQDLSEAPIYKRREQQIALEQKLLYASFKDLKEWFDTKVSAKEEEIWI